The Longimicrobium sp. DNA window GGGCGGTTTCGCTCTCCTTCCTACGGCCGCCCTTCGCCCCGGCGCCCGTAGGGGCAGACCTGCGTGTCTGCCCACCCTCGCCCCGCCTCGAACCAGCCTCGCACCGCCACGGCCCGCGCCTTGAAGGGACGGATCAACGGTCCCTCACGCACCCAACCCTCACACGCGGGCGCCCCGATGACACTGCTCAAGCCGATCGATCCCTCGCAACGCCCGCTTCTCTCGGACGAGGAGGCCGCGCCGCCGTCCGAAGTGCCCGGCGGAAAGCGCGTGGACCGCGAGACGGAGGAGCTGCTGGAGCGGCTGGAGAAGCTCGCGGCGGCGCTCCACGCGGAGGGGAAGCGGTCGCTGCTGGTGGTGCTGCAGGCGCGGGACGGGGGCGGCAAGGACGGCACCATCCGCAAGGTCTTTGGCGCGGTGAATCCGCAGGGGATGCACCTCGCCAGCTTCGCCGCGCCCGCCGGCGAGGAGCTTCGCCACGACTACCTGTGGCGCGTGCATCGCGCGACGCCGGAGTACGGGCAGGTGGGCGTCTTCAACCGCTCCCACTACGAGGACGTGCTGGTGGCGCGCGTCCGCGAGCTGGTGCCGCGCGAGCGGTGGGAGAAGCGCTACGACCAGATCAACGGCTTCGAAAGGATGCTGGCCGAGAACGGCACCACCATCCTCAAGTTCTTTCTCCACATCTCCAAGGACGAGCAGAAGCGCCGCCTCCTCAAGCGCCTCGAGCGCCCCGAGAAGCGCTGGAAGTTCGCCCCCAGCGACCTGGAAGACCGCCAGCTCTGGGACGAGTACACCGAGGCGTACCGGGACGCGCTCACCCGGTGCAGCACCCCGCACGCCCCCTGGTACGTCGTCCCCGCCGACGAGAAGCCGGTCCGCGACTACCTCGTGGCGCAGGTGGTGGTGGATGCGCTGGAGAAGATGGCCCCGCAGATCCCCGAGGCCGACCCAACGGTGCTGGCGATGGCCGACCGCATCGTCTGATCAGGGCACATCCGCAGACCCGGACAGCGTCTCCGCTTCGGCATCGAGCCGGGTGCGGAGGCGCCGGCCGGTCGTGGTAAGGCGGTATACCGGGCCAGCCTCGCGATTGCCATGGACGCGCGTGGGTTGCTTCACCCATCCTCGCTCCATGCATTCCGCGATGACTTCCTTGCCGAACTCCGCC harbors:
- a CDS encoding PPK2 family polyphosphate kinase, with product MTLLKPIDPSQRPLLSDEEAAPPSEVPGGKRVDRETEELLERLEKLAAALHAEGKRSLLVVLQARDGGGKDGTIRKVFGAVNPQGMHLASFAAPAGEELRHDYLWRVHRATPEYGQVGVFNRSHYEDVLVARVRELVPRERWEKRYDQINGFERMLAENGTTILKFFLHISKDEQKRRLLKRLERPEKRWKFAPSDLEDRQLWDEYTEAYRDALTRCSTPHAPWYVVPADEKPVRDYLVAQVVVDALEKMAPQIPEADPTVLAMADRIV